A portion of the Candidatus Pristimantibacillus lignocellulolyticus genome contains these proteins:
- a CDS encoding YnfA family protein: protein MLVGLILFVVAGIAEIGGGYLIWLWLREGRPTYFGVLGGLSLALYGIVATFQNFPTFGRVYAAYGGVFIVLSVLWGWGVDKKMPDLYDWLGAAICVVGVSVMLFAPRG from the coding sequence ATGTTGGTTGGATTAATACTATTCGTAGTTGCAGGCATTGCTGAAATCGGAGGTGGGTATTTAATCTGGCTATGGCTAAGAGAAGGTCGTCCTACTTACTTTGGAGTTCTTGGTGGACTTTCTTTAGCGTTATATGGAATCGTTGCAACATTTCAAAACTTCCCGACATTTGGACGAGTATATGCTGCTTATGGCGGTGTTTTTATTGTGCTATCTGTCTTATGGGGATGGGGAGTAGACAAGAAAATGCCGGATTTATATGACTGGTTAGGTGCAGCGATATGTGTCGTAGGCGTTAGCGTAATGTTGTTTGCACCAAGAGGGTGA
- a CDS encoding response regulator: MYKVLIVDDEIFVRKGIIGLMDWNKLQYEICGEAENGLQAVEMIELLKPDLVIADIRMPILDGLALIKEVKESGKHQPVFIIVSGYHDFSYAKQALRYLVSDYILKPVDEKELEETLRRVASTLSKKRLTTLTGEKPIIESVIETLLNIECSEEDAKQLAEALDIPVIGNYCYATVEVHDSQLRNGDYNHVLLSQLENLLSDITEKVDYHIPIHTQAKNQFGLIIHTDKLKQALMSFTPEDALRLLQLAIVKGMKVPITIYVGIEVDRLSTITNSATTAKEAIKYKFAEDGKNVIFSNEVSRTALYYFDVETSIHNNLLEQIEENKHDAYEQTIDQMFHQFRTMRFAPSAVANTLTRSTIGVINIVRQMEGKEEELKWLPEMLDWQKKYSRLSELQDVFLSFVREASQYILDRRGEQGKGSIEKIKKYIDNHYTENINLKGIAAKFYMNSVYLGQLFRKSYGAYFNEYLLGIRVEEAKKLLRQTDLRMYEVAEKVGFQNADYFVTQFEKLEKMTPTDYRNKILGKK, from the coding sequence ATGTATAAAGTATTAATCGTAGATGATGAAATTTTCGTTCGTAAAGGTATTATAGGATTAATGGATTGGAATAAGCTGCAATATGAGATATGTGGTGAAGCGGAAAATGGTCTTCAAGCAGTGGAAATGATCGAACTGTTGAAACCAGATCTAGTTATTGCTGATATTCGTATGCCGATATTAGATGGCCTAGCTTTAATTAAAGAAGTTAAGGAAAGTGGTAAACACCAACCAGTATTTATTATTGTTAGTGGATATCATGATTTCTCTTATGCAAAGCAAGCCTTACGCTATCTGGTATCAGATTATATATTGAAACCCGTCGATGAGAAGGAATTAGAAGAGACATTGCGTCGCGTAGCTAGTACATTATCAAAAAAGAGATTAACGACATTGACAGGTGAAAAACCGATAATAGAATCAGTTATTGAGACGTTATTAAATATAGAGTGTAGCGAAGAAGATGCTAAACAACTAGCGGAAGCACTGGACATTCCAGTTATCGGAAATTATTGTTATGCTACCGTAGAAGTACATGATTCTCAGTTACGCAACGGTGACTATAATCATGTGCTTCTTAGTCAACTGGAAAATTTACTGTCCGACATTACAGAAAAAGTAGACTATCATATACCTATTCATACACAAGCGAAAAATCAATTCGGTTTGATTATTCATACCGATAAATTAAAACAAGCATTGATGTCATTTACTCCAGAAGATGCATTGCGATTGTTACAGTTAGCGATTGTGAAAGGGATGAAAGTTCCTATAACGATCTATGTAGGGATAGAAGTTGATCGTCTGAGTACAATTACAAACTCTGCGACTACTGCGAAAGAAGCAATAAAATATAAATTTGCGGAAGATGGCAAGAACGTTATTTTCTCTAATGAAGTTAGCCGAACGGCATTGTATTATTTTGATGTTGAGACGTCTATTCATAACAATTTACTTGAACAAATTGAAGAGAATAAACATGATGCATACGAACAAACGATTGATCAAATGTTTCATCAATTTAGAACTATGCGTTTCGCGCCTAGTGCAGTTGCGAATACGTTGACCCGTAGTACCATCGGAGTTATTAATATTGTTCGTCAAATGGAAGGCAAGGAAGAAGAACTTAAGTGGCTACCTGAAATGTTAGATTGGCAGAAAAAGTATAGCAGACTGTCTGAACTACAGGACGTTTTCCTTAGTTTTGTTAGGGAAGCTTCTCAATATATATTGGATCGGCGCGGGGAACAAGGGAAAGGTAGTATAGAGAAAATTAAGAAGTATATTGATAATCACTATACTGAAAATATTAATTTAAAAGGAATTGCAGCTAAGTTCTATATGAACTCAGTCTATCTCGGGCAATTATTCAGAAAATCTTATGGGGCGTATTTCAATGAATATTTACTCGGTATTCGCGTAGAAGAAGCGAAAAAATTACTAAGACAGACGGATTTAAGAATGTATGAGGTCGCAGAAAAAGTTGGATTCCAAAATGCAGATTATTTTGTAACTCAATTTGAAAAATTAGAAAAAATGACACCTACCGATTATCGTAACAAAATATTAGGCAAAAAATAA